The Xanthobacter flavus genome includes a window with the following:
- a CDS encoding vWA domain-containing protein: MTTATAAEDGRLAENIAWFGRALRAAGLKVGPGRILDAVAAVEMAGVGAREDFYWTLHALFVSRHEDSVVFDQAFRLFWRRRAHQERLIAMLSPVAVPQREQKRESVLRRVEEALFAGVGTERQVEKPRVEVEARLSASVEDVLRTKDFAQMSAAELAEARRRIAHLRMPDDRARTRRLVPDPKGRRLDLRASLRAAVATGGDLVLLKRRGEREKPPPVVALVDISGSMADYSRPILSFLHALAARRKVSVFLFGTRLTNVTRQLARRDPDAALAAVSASARDWAGGTRIAASLRAFNVEWSRRVTAQNPVVLLFTDGLEREVDDTLPGEMARLKRSCRRLVWLNPLLRYEGFEPKAQGVAAMLPQVDEMRPVHDLKSLESLVAALSGPISRWSLPPPVRK; the protein is encoded by the coding sequence GTGACCACCGCGACCGCCGCTGAGGACGGGCGGCTTGCCGAGAACATCGCCTGGTTCGGCCGCGCCCTGCGCGCCGCAGGCCTCAAGGTGGGGCCGGGGCGCATCCTCGACGCGGTGGCGGCGGTGGAGATGGCCGGCGTCGGCGCGCGCGAGGATTTCTACTGGACCCTCCATGCCCTCTTCGTCTCGCGCCACGAGGACAGTGTGGTGTTCGACCAGGCCTTCCGCCTGTTCTGGCGCCGCCGGGCGCATCAGGAACGGCTGATTGCCATGCTCTCGCCGGTGGCCGTGCCGCAGCGCGAGCAGAAGCGCGAAAGCGTGCTCCGGCGGGTGGAGGAGGCCCTGTTCGCCGGGGTGGGCACCGAGCGGCAGGTGGAAAAGCCCCGCGTGGAGGTGGAGGCGCGCCTCTCCGCCTCCGTCGAGGACGTGCTGCGCACCAAGGATTTCGCGCAGATGTCCGCGGCCGAACTCGCCGAGGCGCGCCGCCGCATCGCGCATTTGCGGATGCCGGACGACCGCGCCCGCACCCGCCGGCTCGTCCCCGACCCGAAGGGCCGCCGGCTCGATCTGCGCGCCTCGCTACGCGCGGCGGTGGCGACCGGCGGCGATCTCGTGCTGCTGAAGCGGCGCGGCGAGCGGGAGAAGCCGCCACCGGTGGTCGCGCTGGTGGATATCTCCGGTTCCATGGCCGACTATTCCCGGCCCATCCTGTCCTTCCTTCACGCGCTGGCGGCGCGGCGGAAGGTGTCCGTCTTTCTGTTCGGCACGCGCCTGACCAATGTCACGCGGCAACTTGCGCGGCGCGATCCCGATGCGGCGCTGGCGGCGGTGTCCGCGTCGGCGCGGGACTGGGCGGGCGGCACCCGCATCGCCGCCTCGCTGCGCGCCTTCAATGTGGAGTGGTCGCGGCGAGTGACGGCGCAGAACCCGGTCGTCCTGCTCTTCACCGATGGGCTGGAGCGGGAGGTGGACGACACGCTGCCGGGCGAGATGGCGCGCCTGAAGCGCTCCTGCCGCCGGCTCGTCTGGCTCAATCCGCTGCTGCGCTACGAGGGGTTCGAGCCGAAGGCGCAGGGCGTCGCCGCCATGCTGCCGCAGGTGGACGAGATGCGCCCCGTCCACGATCTGAAAAGCCTCGAAAGCTTGGTGGCGGCTTTGTCCGGCCCCATCAGCCGGTGGTCTCTTCCACCGCCAGTTCGAAAGTGA
- a CDS encoding anthranilate synthase component II has protein sequence MSATQVSANPSPKVTLIDNYDSFTYNLVHYLGELGATVTVHRNDTVSVEDVLAEKPDAIVLSPGPCTPNEAGICLDLIAKAGDTVPMFGVCLGHQAIGQVFGGDVVRAPSPMHGKMSEILHEGKSVFRGLNHSFQATRYHSLIVERDTLPDALEVTAHTGDGLIMGLAHKSLPIHGVQFHPESIASENGHALIRNFLEIAAAFNAQKAKG, from the coding sequence ATGTCCGCCACCCAGGTTTCGGCCAATCCCTCCCCGAAGGTCACGCTGATCGATAATTACGACAGCTTCACCTACAACCTCGTCCATTATCTGGGCGAACTCGGCGCCACCGTCACCGTCCACCGCAACGACACCGTGAGCGTGGAGGACGTGCTGGCCGAGAAGCCCGACGCCATCGTGCTCTCCCCCGGCCCCTGCACGCCCAACGAGGCGGGCATCTGCCTCGATCTCATCGCCAAGGCGGGGGACACCGTGCCGATGTTCGGCGTGTGTCTCGGCCATCAGGCCATCGGGCAGGTGTTCGGCGGCGACGTGGTGCGCGCGCCCTCCCCAATGCACGGCAAGATGAGCGAGATTCTGCACGAGGGCAAAAGCGTCTTCCGCGGGCTCAACCATTCCTTCCAGGCGACGCGCTACCACTCGCTGATCGTCGAGCGGGACACCCTGCCGGACGCGCTGGAAGTCACGGCCCACACCGGAGACGGCCTCATCATGGGCCTCGCCCACAAGAGCCTGCCCATCCACGGCGTGCAGTTCCATCCCGAGAGCATCGCCTCGGAGAACGGCCACGCGCTGATCCGCAATTTCCTCGAGATCGCCGCCGCCTTCAACGCGCAGAAGGCCAAGGGCTGA
- a CDS encoding AAA family ATPase: protein MTADATRGALPGSIDDTGRLLAGQGYVADRALSTVVFLALRMGRPLLLEGEAGVGKTEVAKTLAAALGRRLIRLQCYEGLDLSAAVYEWNHAAQMIAIRLAEAAGESEKGAIAADIFSDRYLLRRPLLEALEPHAEGPPVLLVDELDRTDEAFEAFLLEVLSDHQVTIPELGTIKAAAPPIVILTSNRTREIHDALKRRCLYHWVDYPDAAREMEILRARLPDAPARLSAEVVAFVQALRKEDLFKVPGVAETLDWASALVELNAVSLDPGLVGDTLGVLLKYQDDIARTDAPRIERLIEEARQASRAAE from the coding sequence ATGACCGCGGACGCGACACGGGGCGCCTTGCCCGGCTCCATCGATGACACCGGCCGGCTGCTGGCCGGGCAGGGCTATGTGGCCGATCGGGCGCTGTCCACCGTCGTCTTCCTGGCGCTGCGCATGGGCCGCCCGCTGCTGCTGGAAGGCGAGGCCGGTGTCGGCAAGACGGAGGTGGCGAAGACGCTGGCGGCGGCGCTGGGCCGCCGGCTCATCCGCCTGCAATGCTATGAGGGGCTGGACCTTTCGGCCGCCGTCTACGAGTGGAACCACGCCGCCCAGATGATCGCCATCCGCCTCGCGGAAGCCGCCGGCGAGAGCGAAAAGGGCGCCATCGCGGCAGATATCTTTTCTGACCGCTATCTGCTGCGCCGCCCCCTTCTGGAAGCGCTGGAGCCCCACGCCGAAGGCCCGCCCGTTCTGCTTGTGGACGAGCTGGACCGCACGGACGAGGCGTTCGAGGCCTTCCTGCTGGAAGTGCTCTCCGACCATCAGGTGACGATCCCGGAGCTGGGCACCATCAAGGCGGCGGCCCCGCCCATCGTGATCCTCACTTCCAACCGCACGCGCGAAATCCACGACGCCCTCAAGCGGCGCTGCCTCTATCACTGGGTGGATTATCCCGACGCCGCCCGCGAGATGGAGATATTGCGCGCCCGCCTGCCGGATGCGCCTGCGCGCCTGTCCGCCGAGGTGGTGGCCTTCGTGCAGGCGCTCAGGAAGGAAGACCTGTTCAAGGTGCCCGGCGTCGCCGAGACGCTGGATTGGGCCTCCGCGCTGGTGGAGCTGAACGCGGTATCGCTTGATCCCGGCCTCGTCGGCGACACGCTGGGCGTGCTGCTGAAGTATCAGGACGACATCGCCCGCACCGATGCGCCCCGCATCGAGCGCCTCATCGAGGAGGCGCGGCAGGCCTCGCGCGCGGCGGAGTGA
- a CDS encoding succinate dehydrogenase assembly factor 2: MSGIIRSSDGLDERRRRILFRARHRGMREMDLILGGFADAEITALSDAELADFEELLEPEDQKVFSWVSGTEPIPPEFDTELFRKIRAFHFSGRGLPG, from the coding sequence ATGTCCGGCATCATCAGGTCCAGCGACGGCCTCGACGAGCGGCGCCGCCGCATCCTGTTCCGGGCGCGCCATCGCGGGATGCGCGAGATGGACCTCATCCTCGGTGGCTTCGCCGATGCCGAGATCACCGCGCTGTCGGACGCGGAGCTTGCAGATTTCGAGGAATTGCTGGAGCCCGAGGACCAGAAGGTCTTCTCCTGGGTGAGCGGCACCGAACCGATCCCGCCGGAGTTCGACACCGAGCTGTTCCGCAAGATCCGCGCATTCCATTTCTCGGGCCGCGGGCTGCCGGGCTGA
- a CDS encoding peptidylprolyl isomerase, producing MVLQTLRKGASGWVAKIFLVVLTLSFVVWGIADVFRGMGASSVASVGGTEISAQVFRQEYLDQLQRISRQAGRAITPEQARAFGLDRQVLNQMIADATLDAEAARLSLAVSDAQIAREIAENPNFRAPGAKAFDPAYFQQLLRSNGLTEQRYVASEKQRQVRDQLLQSLGAGVSVPQVLLEAVNRFEGETRTASYIRVTPAAAGTLPAPTEEALRTYFDAHKLTFRAPEYRKISVLALTPATLSAGITVTDEEAKAEYDRTLARFGKPEMREVQQIVFTNAADATAAEEKIKGGATFADIAAARGLTPKDTDLGLVAKSAILDPKIADAAFSLADGAVSAPVEGRFGTALVHVTKIVPGAFQPFELVKPQVVAELQLDRAKRIILDMHDKVEDERASGATLAETAQKLGLKLASYDVDRSGRDTAGAAVDVPGGADVISGAFAAQPGVETDTVQLPQGGGFVWYETAAITPARDRTFEEAKEAVTARYTEAETEKAVEAKAKELLDRAKAGTPLAQVSAEADIPLQIAEGLRRGRAEGPFSAESVTSVFDVKDGGFGIALGSPEPDRIVFQVTKVEIPQQMPPDTSRVTQELSRQLENDVLVQYLGAIQKELGVKINERLFAQAVGGSPAN from the coding sequence ATGGTCCTTCAGACACTCCGCAAGGGCGCCTCCGGCTGGGTCGCCAAGATTTTCCTCGTCGTGCTCACCCTCAGCTTCGTGGTGTGGGGCATCGCCGACGTGTTCCGCGGCATGGGCGCGTCATCTGTCGCGAGCGTTGGCGGCACGGAGATTTCGGCCCAGGTGTTCCGCCAGGAGTATCTCGACCAGCTCCAGCGCATCAGCCGTCAGGCTGGTCGCGCGATCACGCCCGAGCAGGCCCGCGCCTTCGGGCTTGACCGGCAGGTGCTGAACCAGATGATCGCCGACGCGACGCTGGACGCCGAGGCGGCCCGCCTCTCCCTCGCCGTGTCCGACGCGCAGATCGCCCGCGAGATCGCCGAGAATCCGAACTTCCGCGCGCCCGGCGCCAAGGCGTTCGATCCCGCCTATTTCCAGCAGTTGCTGCGCTCCAACGGCCTGACGGAGCAGCGCTACGTCGCCAGCGAGAAGCAGCGGCAGGTGCGGGACCAGCTGTTGCAGTCGCTCGGTGCCGGCGTTTCCGTGCCGCAGGTGCTGCTGGAGGCGGTCAACCGGTTCGAGGGCGAGACCCGCACCGCCTCCTACATCCGCGTGACGCCCGCCGCCGCCGGCACCCTGCCTGCGCCGACCGAGGAGGCGCTGCGCACCTATTTCGATGCGCACAAGCTGACCTTCCGCGCGCCCGAATACCGCAAGATCAGCGTGCTCGCGCTCACTCCCGCCACCCTCTCGGCCGGAATCACCGTGACCGACGAGGAGGCCAAGGCCGAGTACGACCGCACCCTCGCCCGCTTCGGCAAGCCGGAGATGCGCGAGGTGCAGCAGATCGTCTTCACCAACGCCGCCGATGCCACGGCCGCCGAGGAGAAGATCAAGGGCGGCGCGACCTTCGCCGACATTGCTGCGGCCCGCGGCCTGACACCCAAGGACACCGACCTCGGCCTCGTCGCCAAGTCGGCCATCCTTGATCCGAAGATCGCCGATGCCGCCTTTTCCCTCGCCGACGGCGCGGTGAGCGCCCCGGTGGAGGGCCGCTTCGGCACGGCGCTGGTGCATGTCACCAAGATCGTGCCTGGCGCCTTCCAGCCGTTCGAGCTGGTGAAGCCGCAGGTCGTCGCCGAGCTGCAGCTGGACCGCGCCAAGCGCATCATCCTCGACATGCACGACAAGGTGGAGGACGAGCGCGCCTCCGGCGCCACGCTCGCGGAGACCGCGCAGAAGCTCGGCCTCAAGCTCGCGAGCTACGACGTGGACCGCTCCGGCCGCGATACGGCCGGCGCCGCCGTGGACGTGCCCGGCGGCGCGGACGTGATCTCCGGCGCCTTCGCAGCCCAGCCGGGCGTCGAGACCGACACGGTGCAGCTGCCGCAGGGCGGCGGCTTCGTGTGGTACGAGACCGCCGCCATCACCCCCGCCCGCGACCGCACCTTCGAGGAGGCCAAGGAGGCCGTGACCGCCCGCTACACCGAGGCGGAGACCGAGAAGGCGGTGGAGGCCAAGGCGAAGGAACTGCTCGACAGGGCCAAGGCCGGCACGCCGCTCGCCCAGGTCTCGGCCGAGGCCGACATCCCGCTCCAGATCGCCGAGGGGCTGCGCCGCGGGCGCGCCGAAGGCCCGTTCAGCGCCGAGAGCGTGACCTCCGTGTTCGACGTGAAGGACGGCGGCTTCGGCATCGCCCTCGGATCGCCCGAGCCGGACCGAATCGTGTTCCAGGTGACCAAGGTCGAGATTCCCCAGCAGATGCCGCCGGACACCAGCCGCGTCACGCAGGAGCTGTCGCGCCAGCTGGAGAACGACGTGCTGGTGCAGTACCTCGGCGCCATCCAGAAGGAGCTGGGCGTGAAGATCAACGAGCGCCTGTTCGCCCAGGCGGTCGGCGGCAGCCCGGCGAACTGA
- the trpE gene encoding anthranilate synthase component I gives MRGEAQVVSTTLVADLETPVSAFLKLAGDQPNAFLLESVEGGQARGRYSMIGMKPDLIFRASGDLAEINRTPDADKTAFVPCGEPPLKALRTLLAESAIELPEGAPPMAAGVFGYLGYDMVRQMEKLGPAKPDPIGVPEALLIRPTVMVVFDAVKDELTAVTPVRAKEGVSPRAAWEAALERLDQVVADLDRAIAHPAPEPFHGEVSQVSNTGAEEFCAMVEKAKDYIRAGDIFQVVLSQRFESPFTLPPFALYRALRRVNPAPFLVYLNFDGFSVVCSSPEILVRLRDGKVTVRPIAGTRRRGATHAEDEALAAELLADPKERAEHLMLLDLGRNDAGRVSRVGTVKVTDSFFIERYSQVMHIVSNVEGAIDKRFDAVDALAAGFPAGTVSGAPKVRAMEIIDELERDKRGIYAGAIGYFGANGEMDTCIVLRTAVVKDGRMFVQAGAGIVYDSVPDSEQQECVNKAKALFRAGEEAVRFAARAGKGQ, from the coding sequence ATGCGGGGCGAGGCTCAGGTGGTCTCCACCACCCTCGTCGCCGATCTTGAGACGCCGGTCTCGGCCTTCCTCAAGCTCGCCGGCGACCAGCCCAACGCCTTCCTGCTCGAATCCGTCGAGGGCGGGCAGGCGCGCGGGCGCTATTCCATGATCGGGATGAAGCCCGATCTCATCTTCCGCGCCTCCGGCGACCTCGCCGAGATCAACCGCACGCCGGACGCCGACAAAACCGCCTTCGTGCCCTGCGGGGAGCCGCCGCTGAAGGCCCTGCGCACGCTGCTGGCCGAATCCGCCATCGAGCTGCCGGAGGGCGCCCCGCCCATGGCGGCCGGCGTGTTCGGCTATCTCGGCTACGACATGGTGCGGCAGATGGAGAAGCTCGGCCCCGCCAAGCCCGATCCCATCGGCGTGCCCGAGGCGCTGCTCATCCGCCCCACCGTGATGGTGGTGTTCGACGCCGTGAAGGACGAGCTGACCGCCGTTACCCCCGTGCGGGCGAAGGAGGGCGTCTCGCCCCGCGCCGCGTGGGAAGCGGCGCTGGAGCGGCTCGACCAGGTGGTGGCGGACCTCGACCGCGCCATCGCCCACCCCGCCCCCGAGCCGTTCCACGGCGAGGTCTCGCAGGTGTCCAACACCGGCGCAGAGGAATTCTGCGCCATGGTGGAAAAGGCGAAGGACTACATCCGCGCCGGCGACATCTTCCAGGTGGTGCTCTCCCAGCGCTTCGAGAGCCCGTTCACGCTGCCGCCCTTCGCCCTCTACCGGGCGCTGCGGCGGGTGAATCCGGCGCCGTTCCTCGTCTATCTCAACTTCGACGGCTTCTCGGTGGTGTGCTCCTCGCCGGAGATCCTGGTGCGGCTGCGCGACGGCAAGGTCACCGTGCGCCCCATCGCCGGCACCCGCAGGCGCGGCGCCACCCATGCCGAGGACGAGGCGCTGGCGGCCGAACTGCTCGCCGATCCCAAGGAGCGCGCCGAGCATCTGATGCTGCTCGACCTCGGCCGCAACGATGCCGGCCGCGTCTCCCGCGTCGGCACGGTGAAGGTGACGGATTCCTTCTTCATCGAGCGCTACAGCCAGGTCATGCACATCGTCTCCAATGTGGAAGGCGCCATCGACAAGCGCTTTGACGCGGTGGACGCGCTGGCGGCGGGCTTTCCGGCCGGCACGGTCTCCGGCGCGCCCAAGGTGCGGGCCATGGAGATCATCGACGAGCTGGAGAGAGACAAGCGCGGCATCTATGCCGGCGCCATCGGCTATTTCGGCGCCAATGGCGAGATGGACACCTGCATCGTGCTGCGCACGGCGGTGGTGAAGGACGGGCGCATGTTCGTCCAGGCCGGCGCCGGCATCGTCTACGACTCGGTGCCCGACAGCGAGCAGCAGGAATGCGTGAACAAGGCCAAGGCCCTGTTCCGCGCCGGCGAGGAAGCCGTCCGCTTCGCCGCCCGCGCCGGGAAGGGGCAGTGA
- the mfd gene encoding transcription-repair coupling factor, protein MKRPQPIADVLAEGRPLTLSRVADGMEGMVVADLARSLAAQKNAPWPSLTVVCRDGQRMAALERGLAFFAPELEVISFPSWDCLPYDRASPNASIVARRMAALAKLARIKGGAASVLITTVNATVQRVPAKGLVAAQSLVAAPGNAIALDGVTQWAEQNGFLRTPTVRDTGEYAVRGGLIDLFPPGLDAPIRLDFFGDTLESIRAFDPETQRTTSQLRALELVPMAEFQLTTDTMRRFRMAYIAQFGAAQKGDTLYEAVSEGRRHAGMEHWLPLFHERMDTLFDYLEGGTLLLDPLAEEAGGERIAQIADYYDARRQAQELNGGATYNPLPPDRLYLQGPEWSKCLAGMRLARLSPFAVPDGGAGKVIDLGGMQGRSFAAERADPDANVFDAAIAHVRDLQKSKKVILAGWSEGSRERLGTVLADHGLKGCAAISRFDSLAALPKNQAALAVFGLEAGFETPDFAVIGEQDILGDRLVRPKRKARRPQDVLTELTALTAGDLVVHVDHGIGRFIGLKTVEAMGSPHDCLELHYAGGDKLFLPVENLELLSRYGSEETEAQLDKLGGGAWQQRKARMKKRIREMASELIKIAAQRQLGEAPKLVPAMGLYDEFRARFPYEETDDQEAAIDSVLDDLASGHPMDRLICGDVGFGKTEVALRAAFAVALSGKQVAVVVPTTLLARQHFKTFSDRFKGLPVQVGQASRMVTGKDLTAVKKGIADGTLDIVVGTHALLGKAIAFKDLGLVIVDEEQHFGVAHKERLKQLRAEVHVLTLTATPIPRTLQLAMTGVRELSIIATPPVDRLAVRTFITPFDALVVREALLRERYRGGQSFYVVPRIEDLAEVREFLAASVPEVKVAVAHGQLAAGALEDIMTAFYDGQYDVLLSTTIVESGLDVPNANTLIVHRADMFGLAQLYQLRGRVGRAKARAYAIFTVPATKPVTVQAERRLKVLQSLETLGAGFQLASHDLDIRGAGNLLGDEQSGHIKEVGYELYQEMLQEAIAHIKAGITDYVDDKWSPNITIGMPVLIPEDYVGDLHVRLALYRRLADIQDDAEIDAFGAELVDRFGPTPEEVGQLLKLTQIKALARKANVEKVDAGPKGVVLTFRNNEFSDPSGLVKLIANEGAQAKVRPDFKVVFLRDWPNAEHRLKGTLTVLKKLADLAKKKGL, encoded by the coding sequence TTGAAGCGTCCCCAGCCCATCGCCGACGTGCTGGCCGAAGGCCGGCCGCTGACCCTCTCGCGCGTCGCCGACGGCATGGAGGGCATGGTGGTCGCGGACCTCGCGCGCTCCCTCGCCGCGCAGAAGAATGCGCCGTGGCCGAGCCTGACGGTGGTGTGCCGCGACGGGCAGCGCATGGCCGCGCTGGAACGGGGCCTCGCCTTCTTCGCCCCCGAGCTGGAGGTGATCTCCTTTCCCTCGTGGGACTGCCTGCCCTACGACCGCGCCTCGCCCAACGCCTCGATCGTGGCGCGGCGCATGGCGGCGCTGGCGAAGCTTGCCCGCATCAAGGGCGGCGCGGCGAGCGTGCTCATCACCACCGTCAACGCCACGGTGCAGCGCGTGCCGGCCAAGGGGCTGGTGGCAGCGCAGTCGCTGGTGGCGGCGCCGGGCAATGCCATCGCGCTCGATGGCGTCACCCAATGGGCCGAGCAGAACGGCTTCCTGCGCACCCCGACGGTACGCGACACCGGTGAATACGCCGTGCGCGGCGGCCTCATCGACCTCTTCCCGCCCGGCCTCGACGCGCCCATCCGCCTCGACTTCTTCGGCGACACGCTGGAGAGCATCCGCGCCTTCGACCCCGAGACCCAGCGCACCACCTCGCAGTTGCGCGCGCTGGAACTGGTGCCCATGGCCGAGTTCCAGCTGACCACCGACACCATGCGCCGCTTCCGCATGGCCTACATCGCCCAGTTCGGTGCCGCCCAGAAGGGCGACACGCTCTATGAGGCCGTGAGCGAGGGCCGCCGCCACGCCGGCATGGAGCATTGGCTGCCGCTGTTCCACGAGCGCATGGACACCCTCTTCGACTATCTCGAAGGCGGCACGCTGCTGCTCGATCCGCTCGCCGAGGAAGCCGGCGGCGAGCGCATCGCCCAGATCGCCGATTATTACGACGCCCGCCGGCAGGCGCAGGAGCTGAACGGCGGCGCCACCTACAATCCGCTGCCGCCGGACCGGCTCTATCTGCAGGGCCCGGAATGGTCGAAATGCCTCGCCGGCATGCGCCTCGCCCGCCTCTCGCCCTTCGCGGTGCCGGACGGCGGGGCAGGGAAGGTGATCGACCTCGGCGGCATGCAGGGCCGCTCCTTCGCCGCCGAGCGGGCGGACCCCGATGCCAATGTCTTCGATGCCGCCATCGCCCATGTGCGGGACTTGCAGAAATCGAAGAAGGTCATCCTCGCCGGGTGGTCGGAAGGCTCGCGCGAGCGCCTCGGCACGGTGCTGGCGGACCACGGCCTGAAGGGCTGCGCCGCCATCTCCCGCTTCGACAGCCTCGCCGCCCTGCCGAAGAACCAGGCGGCGCTCGCCGTGTTCGGGCTGGAGGCGGGTTTCGAGACGCCGGACTTCGCCGTCATCGGCGAGCAGGACATCCTCGGCGACCGCCTCGTGCGGCCCAAGCGCAAGGCGCGCCGCCCGCAGGACGTGCTCACCGAGTTGACCGCGCTCACCGCCGGCGACCTCGTGGTGCATGTGGACCACGGCATCGGCCGCTTCATCGGCCTCAAGACCGTGGAAGCCATGGGCTCGCCCCACGATTGCCTGGAACTGCACTATGCGGGCGGCGACAAGCTGTTCCTGCCGGTGGAGAATCTGGAACTCCTGAGCCGCTATGGCTCGGAGGAGACCGAGGCCCAGCTGGACAAGCTGGGCGGCGGCGCCTGGCAGCAGCGCAAGGCGCGGATGAAGAAGCGCATCCGCGAGATGGCGTCCGAACTCATCAAGATCGCCGCCCAGCGCCAGCTCGGCGAGGCTCCGAAGCTGGTGCCCGCCATGGGCCTCTACGACGAATTCCGCGCCCGCTTCCCCTATGAGGAGACGGACGATCAGGAAGCCGCCATCGACTCGGTGCTGGACGACCTCGCCTCCGGCCACCCCATGGACCGCCTGATCTGCGGCGACGTGGGCTTCGGCAAGACGGAAGTGGCCCTGCGCGCCGCCTTCGCGGTGGCGCTCTCCGGCAAGCAGGTGGCGGTGGTGGTGCCCACCACGCTCCTCGCCCGCCAGCATTTCAAGACTTTCTCCGACCGCTTCAAGGGCCTGCCCGTTCAGGTGGGGCAGGCCTCCCGCATGGTGACGGGCAAGGACCTCACGGCGGTGAAGAAGGGCATTGCCGACGGCACTTTGGACATCGTGGTCGGCACCCACGCGCTGCTGGGCAAGGCCATCGCCTTCAAGGATCTCGGCCTCGTCATCGTGGACGAGGAGCAGCATTTCGGCGTCGCCCACAAGGAGCGGCTGAAGCAGCTGCGCGCCGAGGTGCATGTGCTGACCCTCACCGCCACCCCCATCCCGCGCACCCTGCAACTGGCCATGACCGGCGTGCGCGAACTCTCCATCATTGCCACCCCGCCGGTGGACCGCCTCGCGGTGCGCACCTTCATCACGCCGTTCGACGCGCTGGTGGTGCGCGAGGCGCTGCTGCGCGAGCGCTATCGCGGTGGCCAGAGCTTCTATGTGGTGCCGCGCATCGAGGATCTCGCCGAGGTGCGCGAGTTTTTGGCCGCGTCCGTGCCCGAGGTGAAGGTGGCGGTGGCCCATGGCCAGCTTGCCGCCGGCGCCCTCGAAGACATCATGACCGCCTTCTACGATGGGCAGTACGACGTGCTGCTCTCCACCACCATCGTGGAATCGGGCCTCGACGTGCCCAACGCCAACACCCTCATCGTCCACCGGGCCGACATGTTCGGCCTCGCCCAGCTCTACCAGCTGCGCGGGCGGGTGGGCCGGGCCAAGGCGCGCGCCTACGCCATCTTCACCGTTCCGGCCACCAAGCCCGTGACGGTGCAGGCGGAGCGGCGGCTGAAAGTGCTGCAATCGCTGGAGACTCTGGGCGCCGGCTTCCAGCTGGCGAGCCACGACCTCGACATCCGCGGCGCCGGCAATCTGCTGGGCGACGAGCAGTCCGGCCACATCAAGGAAGTGGGCTACGAACTGTACCAGGAGATGCTCCAGGAGGCGATCGCCCACATCAAGGCCGGCATCACGGATTACGTCGACGACAAGTGGTCGCCCAACATCACCATCGGCATGCCGGTGCTGATCCCCGAGGACTATGTGGGCGACCTGCATGTCCGCCTCGCCCTCTACCGCCGCCTCGCCGACATCCAGGACGACGCCGAGATCGACGCCTTCGGCGCCGAGCTGGTGGACCGCTTCGGCCCCACGCCGGAGGAGGTGGGCCAGCTGCTCAAGCTCACCCAGATCAAGGCGCTCGCCCGCAAGGCCAATGTGGAGAAGGTGGATGCCGGCCCCAAGGGCGTGGTGCTCACCTTCCGCAACAACGAGTTCTCCGACCCCTCGGGCCTCGTGAAGCTGATCGCCAACGAGGGCGCGCAGGCCAAGGTGCGGCCCGACTTCAAGGTCGTCTTCCTGCGCGACTGGCCGAACGCCGAGCACCGGCTGAAGGGCACTCTGACCGTGCTGAAGAAGCTGGCTGACCTCGCGAAGAAGAAGGGGCTTTAG
- the tpiA gene encoding triose-phosphate isomerase: MTAERRPLIAGNWKMNGLRAAKSELRAVAAGLAGISAETMICPPFTLIGAFASDVAGTQLMIGGQDCHPAESGAHTGDISAEMLRDAGAVAVILGHSERRIDHQEGDAIIKAKVKAAWRAGLLPVVCVGETLVERDAGEACAVVTRQVRQSVPEGATAANLVIAYEPIWAIGTGRTPTTDDVAEVHGAIRHILTERFGAEANGIRILYGGSVKPDNAAALLAVSDVDGALVGGASLKAADFLAIARAAG, translated from the coding sequence ATGACGGCCGAGCGCCGCCCGCTGATCGCAGGCAACTGGAAGATGAACGGCCTGCGTGCAGCCAAGTCCGAGTTGCGGGCTGTGGCGGCCGGCCTTGCCGGTATTTCCGCGGAAACCATGATCTGTCCGCCCTTTACGCTCATCGGCGCGTTCGCCTCCGATGTCGCGGGCACGCAGCTGATGATCGGCGGGCAGGACTGCCATCCGGCCGAGAGCGGCGCCCATACTGGCGACATCTCCGCCGAGATGCTGCGCGATGCCGGCGCGGTGGCGGTGATTCTCGGCCATTCCGAGCGCCGCATCGACCATCAGGAAGGCGATGCCATCATCAAGGCCAAGGTGAAGGCGGCGTGGCGGGCGGGCCTGCTGCCCGTCGTCTGCGTCGGCGAGACGCTGGTGGAGCGCGACGCCGGCGAGGCCTGCGCCGTGGTGACGCGGCAGGTGCGCCAGTCCGTGCCGGAGGGCGCGACGGCGGCGAACCTCGTGATCGCCTACGAGCCCATCTGGGCCATCGGCACCGGCCGGACCCCCACCACCGACGACGTGGCCGAGGTGCACGGCGCCATCCGCCATATCCTCACCGAACGCTTCGGCGCGGAGGCCAACGGCATCCGCATCCTCTACGGCGGCTCGGTTAAGCCGGACAACGCCGCCGCCCTCCTCGCCGTCTCTGACGTGGACGGCGCGCTGGTGGGCGGCGCCAGCCTGAAGGCCGCAGATTTCCTCGCCATCGCGCGGGCGGCGGGCTGA